A window of the Roseburia sp. 831b genome harbors these coding sequences:
- a CDS encoding metal-sensing transcriptional repressor, with product MSETKIQAHHHTDEHPKDKTHHHTDEHTQKEVHSHTGKHTHDGVHYHSHEEHSHTHEAGHPHHHENTKAVLNRMNRAIGHMEAVKKMVEEGRDCSEVLIQIAAVRSAINNIGKVILEDHINHCVVDAIETGDEQVIRDLNEAIKKFIK from the coding sequence ATGAGCGAAACAAAGATTCAAGCACATCATCACACTGATGAGCATCCCAAGGATAAAACACATCATCATACTGATGAACATACTCAAAAAGAGGTACATTCTCATACTGGTAAGCATACTCACGACGGTGTACACTACCACTCCCATGAGGAGCATTCCCATACTCACGAGGCGGGACATCCACACCACCATGAAAATACCAAGGCTGTCTTAAACCGTATGAACCGTGCCATCGGCCACATGGAGGCCGTCAAGAAAATGGTGGAGGAGGGAAGAGACTGCAGCGAAGTGCTCATCCAGATTGCAGCCGTACGTTCTGCCATCAACAATATTGGAAAAGTCATTTTGGAAGATCACATCAATCATTGTGTCGTTGACGCCATCGAAACCGGCGACGAACAGGTGATTCGTGATTTGAACGAGGCCATCAAAAAATTTATAAAATAA
- the sdaAB gene encoding L-serine ammonia-lyase, iron-sulfur-dependent subunit beta yields the protein MNLLDIIGPIMVGPSSSHTAGAVKIGRVCGKLLAEEIAEAKIFFHGSFEATGKGHGTDKALIAGLLGMQVDDSRIPKSFELAKEKGMKFEIEGIDLGDVHPNSVKVILTGKSGRTLEIIAASVGGGQIQICQIDGLTANFSGDYPTLIVHNADQPGHVTEVTALLAKESVNIATMQLYRASRGGNAVMVIECDQEVPAHVISHLEHSKGIMKVTYLSLLDEKKSEE from the coding sequence ATGAATTTATTAGATATTATCGGCCCAATTATGGTTGGACCGTCAAGTTCACATACAGCGGGAGCCGTAAAAATCGGAAGAGTCTGCGGAAAATTGCTTGCAGAAGAAATTGCAGAGGCAAAGATTTTTTTTCATGGTTCATTTGAGGCGACAGGAAAAGGACATGGAACGGACAAGGCATTGATTGCCGGACTTCTTGGAATGCAGGTGGATGACTCGAGAATTCCGAAGAGTTTTGAACTTGCAAAAGAAAAAGGAATGAAGTTTGAGATTGAAGGAATCGACCTTGGGGACGTGCATCCGAATTCCGTAAAAGTAATTCTTACCGGAAAAAGTGGCAGAACTTTGGAAATTATCGCAGCGTCCGTCGGTGGAGGACAGATTCAGATTTGCCAGATTGACGGACTTACGGCAAATTTCAGTGGAGATTATCCGACACTTATCGTACACAATGCAGATCAGCCGGGACATGTGACAGAAGTGACAGCACTTCTGGCAAAAGAGTCGGTTAATATTGCCACGATGCAGTTATATCGTGCAAGCCGTGGCGGGAATGCGGTTATGGTCATTGAGTGTGATCAGGAAGTGCCTGCGCATGTAATTTCACATCTGGAACATTCCAAAGGAATTATGAAAGTAACCTATTTAAGCCTTTTAGACGAGAAAAAATCGGAAGAATAA
- the sdaAA gene encoding L-serine ammonia-lyase, iron-sulfur-dependent, subunit alpha produces MYKSLEEICQEEEKTGKPFWKIVQEDDCKEQGITEEESFAQMTTMYRAMKEADESYDPELKSASGLVGTEGAKMKKAREEGKILCGDFIGKVMEKALKTGESNACMKRIVAAPTAGACGVVPAVLLCLQEEKGFTEEQMVEALYVSAGVGGVIASRAFIAGAAGGCQAEIGSASSMAAGAVAYLMGGNGRAISNAAALAMKNLLGLACDPVAGLVEVPCVKRNVMGAVNALTSADLTSAGIISKIPPDEVIDAMRAIGRSMHEDIRETGKGGLAGTPTGVEIREKMSHL; encoded by the coding sequence ATGTATAAATCGCTGGAAGAAATCTGCCAGGAAGAAGAAAAGACAGGAAAACCATTCTGGAAAATCGTGCAGGAGGATGACTGCAAAGAGCAAGGCATCACAGAAGAGGAATCTTTTGCACAGATGACGACGATGTACCGCGCCATGAAGGAAGCGGACGAGTCGTATGATCCAGAACTAAAATCTGCAAGTGGTCTTGTCGGCACAGAGGGTGCCAAAATGAAAAAAGCCAGGGAAGAAGGCAAGATTCTCTGTGGTGATTTTATTGGAAAAGTGATGGAAAAGGCGCTAAAGACCGGAGAATCCAACGCTTGTATGAAGCGTATTGTGGCAGCTCCGACAGCAGGTGCCTGTGGTGTGGTTCCGGCAGTGCTTCTTTGTTTACAGGAAGAAAAAGGATTTACAGAAGAGCAGATGGTAGAAGCCTTATACGTGTCAGCCGGAGTCGGTGGAGTGATTGCAAGCAGAGCATTTATTGCCGGTGCAGCCGGTGGATGCCAGGCGGAGATTGGGTCTGCATCATCGATGGCAGCCGGTGCGGTCGCATATCTGATGGGAGGGAATGGTAGAGCAATTTCCAACGCGGCAGCGTTAGCCATGAAAAATCTGTTAGGACTTGCCTGCGACCCGGTTGCCGGACTCGTTGAAGTCCCTTGTGTGAAACGAAATGTCATGGGAGCGGTAAATGCACTCACATCAGCGGATTTGACAAGCGCCGGAATTATCAGTAAGATTCCGCCGGATGAAGTGATTGATGCGATGCGTGCGATTGGACGAAGCATGCACGAAGATATCCGTGAAACCGGAAAAGGTGGACTTGCCGGAACACCGACCGGAGTAGAAATCCGTGAGAAGATGTCCCATCTTTAA